The genome window attctatgattctaagctagTCCCTGGTagcaaaaaggttgaaaaacactgatttatgtaatCAATTTGGCCCGTCCCCCTTACTTCCAgctatctagaaaacctcccacagtccattggcccatgttcctttctgtgcatgccctCTGCACACTGATACAAACGCggataaatagcatggaaggtgtgaggggagacacatttgtgatggcaagaaagctgctgcatgaacacaaactgaatcctgaagaagaggtgtatgtatgcttgaaagcttgtgtctctcactatcagaagttggtcctcccctaccttgttccttctgtgtaactgttaagtgattaaggtgactcgtgcctgtctctgggtcatagtatggactaggagggaacattttcaaaaagtgcctgtgacttaggccctcactatgttcagtgagtgttgggctcttaagcacctgccaGCCTCTGCACTTTACAGGACCAAGGgcactgtagtgcaaattgcatccttaactccagacatgtttgttttagtttgatttttttcttaatccagcagagatggccttggagtctgaaggtaaatgcaaaaggatttacttcagaatgccgtgcttctgccaatccttagcatgtcactactgtacaactagctaatttggtagcttcaagggtttttatagtaatgtttatttctagctcactgttctgcataagtatagtcattaatatgtactggccactctgcactactgattgcgctttcctcatttttaatttaatattctactcacccaaaatccgaagtgaatttggttgggtacacacagtgagtgccaacttagcagtttagcatttttgtctcggctattaaaaattgatggcttaaccccGTTAGAGGGCTGCTCCAGTACCTAGTATGTTTCCACTCTTGTGAATTGTGTTGATGATgaacttagatcttgttttacagaatgttttttcctttgtctttttattccttctcttccagttgatgctttggatccagagaggttaatacaatgtccctatgataatgatcatcaaatcagggcctgtcggtttccctatcatcttataaagtgcaggaaggtaggatgggatgttaaggtctctaatgcacttgggaaatcatatttttgcaaatgctaatgcatggtgagctcagtatgctgtgctgccttttgctagaaggatgcattcacttgctattaggctggaagaagccgtctttatttcatatttatatcgctcctccatttaccacttcgtaaaagcatccagttcatatttagtaatgcccttcggatcagtgcatttaccctgaagaaaggcgaaacaggttcttcagaatacctagctcagtgatgggatcctattctcttccaacagttcactcatgggaccagggtatttacttcccactcaggccatggagcaaatgcagccagtgttatatggatgccttctggctggccaaagcagaagtgatctgatgttgcagttaattctttactttgcaatcagagcaggagagctgctaagccatCTTTTTTTATACTGCTAATAACTCTAGTCAGTATACATCTGTCTGCAAGTCCCTCTTCgcagtcttctatcctgggcaagaatgctgtatatttaagaggagaatctgctcctttcttttgtcctctcagtctagtatcttattttaagctctccagtgctagtgtatatcagttgtactggtataagcgcacttataccggtataactgcatccacgtgtaaagatgatgtcctggtctgattgtattggttaggaatcacacccctagccaacatagctctagtaatataaaagccatgcagagcaagcctgagcagtgggttcttcctctttgtattcttgctcttttctaagggtaaaggctcttcattcagtgggggccagtagtgctcttttatgtccacactagtttacctatactggcaaaatgctcccaatatagatgtggcctcagctggaacattgagtaacttccctcctgtttcaggagggttaaattaactgcaaagacttaagctctagcgcaggcagagacttatcatagaatatcggggttggaagggacctcaggaggtcatctagtccaaccccctgctcaaagcaggaccaatccccaactaaatcatcccagccagggctttgtcaagcctgaccttaaaaacttctaaggaaggagattccaccacctccctaggtaacccattccagtgcttcaccaccctcctagtgaaaaagtttttcctaatatccaacctaaacctcccccactgcgacttgagaccattactcctcgttctgtcatctggtaccactgagaacagtctatatccatcctctttggaaccccctttcaggtattggaaagcagctatcaaatccccccctccttcttctcttctgcagactaaacgatccctgttccctcagtttctcctcataagtcatgtgttccagtcccctaatcattcttgttgccctccgctggacgttttccaattttttcacatccttcttgtagagtggggcccaaaactggacacagtactccagatgaggcatcgccaatgtcgagtagagggcaacgatcacgtccctagctctgctggcaatgcccctacttatacatcccaaaatgccattggccttcttggcaacaagggcacactgttgactcatatccagcttctcgtccactgtcacccctaggtccttttctacagaactgttgccgagccattcggtccctagtctgtagcggtgcatgggattcttcgctccgaagtgcaggactctgcacttgtccctgttgaacctcatcagatttcttttggcacaatcctgcaacttgtctaggtccctctgtattctatccctaccctccagtgtatctacctctcctcccagtttagtgtcatctgcaaacttgctgagggtgcaatccacgccatcctccagattatttatgaagacattgaacaaaaccggccccaggaccgacccttggggcactccacttgataccggctgccagctagacatggagccattgatcgctacccgttgagcccgacaatctaaccagctttctatccaccttatagttcattcatccagtccatacttctttaacttgctggcaagaatactgtgggagaccatgtcaaaagctttgctaaagtcaaggaataacatgtccactgctttcctttcatccacagaaccagttttctcgtcatagaaggcaattagattagtcaggcatgacttgccctgggtgactccatgctgactgttcctgatcactttcctctcctctaagtgcttcggaattgattccttgaggacctgctccatgatttttccagggactgaggtgaggctgactggcctgtagttccctggatcctccttctttccttttttaaagatgggcactacattagcctttttccagtcatccgggacctcccccgatcaccatgagttttcaaagagaatgacCAGTGGCTCTGCAGTCgtatccgccaattcctttaggactctcggatgcagcacatccagccccatggacttgtgctcgtccagcttttctaaatagtcccgaaccacttctttctccacagagggctggtcacctcctccgcacgctgtgctgcccagtgcagtagtctgggagctgaccttgttcgtgaagacagaggcaaaaaaagtacattagctttttccacatcctctgtcactaggttgcctccatcattcacacttccctttactttcttcttgttctCTAGTTTGTCgcttacttaatttaaaaataaagtggctgAATTATTTAGGGTTTCAAAGCACTTACTCCCCAGGTCGGCTTCTTAGGGCAATTTCATCTGTGCATTGAACCATGCCAGTGCTGACACTGCAACAATTTCACTGTGCTTGTTCTGGGGCTGATCTTCAGTCAGATAAATTCAGGGCatagtttaaatgtaaaaataaacaaacataggcTGTAGCATAAAGGATGCGTATGCTTTGCTGTTTTTCCACTGCTTTTGTGCTCAGGTCCTGAACTAAGTTTGACtttccttgttttaattttttcaaccTATTTCTGGATGCAGATTGCACAAACCCTTCACTGGTGATTAGAAAACACAAGGGTTTGGGTGAATTCAGTGAGATAGCAcatgctttttctgtttctctagaACCACCCTGAAATTGCAAAGCAGCTAGCCACATGCCCCTTTAATGCCCGCCATCAGGTTCCCCGAGCTGAGATCAGCCATCATATATCAAGCTGTGATGACAAAAGCTGCATTGAGGAAGACATTGGTGAGAAAATAGTAGACTCCTTTGGCTCTGTAAACTCACTTTGGGAACTCTTGGGCTAACGGAGTTCTAACGTAACTTTTGCTGTTAATGTTAGATTATTTTAATGCTCTATTATTCCATAAGCAACCCTTTACCTGTAGTGCTTCATGATCCTGAAGCAGCAGGAGTCCTTGAAGGCTTGAGTTTCATTCATTCTGTGTCCATGGAAATTCTCCTAAGCATCTGAGAAGCAACTGGCTTACATTACATGTGTTATCTGCCAGAGATTTTAGCATTAAAATGGGAACTGTGCATTATGCCATAAACTGTGTGTGTTGAATGAGATCTAGTTGGGAATCTGGATGGCTTAGAGAGGAAAGATAGTGGCCATGAGAGAGGTGGGTCTCCAGTGCAGATCTGACCTGATAGTGACCGAAAATCTTTATAGCCTGTCTAGTGGCATATGTGAAATAaattggtctcagtccagttcttaatggACAAGTGTCTAGATCATAACAATCCTCCCTTCTGTTACATCCTACTTGACTATCTTAGCAGAAAAGCCATGACTGAGCCAGGGAGGCTGAATAACTTTCCCAACAGGAGTTGGGTTcctccagttcagagtggggcaagTTGGGGAGGGGACTATGGAGAAGCTTCCctaccactgcccatgctgtctgCTCTGTGATGAGGAGTTCACTATCCAGGTCTGTCAGCccagcacctaaatcacttggttATGTGGGTCGTGTTCCAGTTCTTCCCCCCACTGATATCTATACGGCTATCACTACACTGGAAAACATACCTATTCTCTGGCAAATGTAGAGTTGTACTGAAGATAGCAATGATGTGCATGTTAATGTAGACAGGGCTTAGAGCATGACAGTAGTGAAAAAACCCTGAGAAGATTTTTGTGACATGACAGTAGAAACACACCTGAACCCTCTCCCAATTCGTATGTTggagcagctgcaccattgcTGAAAGATGTGTGCAGAATTGTTTAGCTTTAGAAAAGGCCTAAAACAGGCATTGGCAAAtgggggccacatccaccctgccagATCATTTGATTTGGCTTGCCAAACATTCGGTGTTGTAGCAAACCTTTCTGAGTTAGACAATATATAGCCTCTTAAGGTATGGCCCACCAAAGGGTTCTCATGGATTTTGTATCCCTTTGCTACCTTCAAAATGCCCATCCCTGGCCTCAAGAGTTTTGCTCCTAAGACTAGGGGAGTACCTGATCAGCTTCCAGTGTATGCTGCTCCTCTCCAAGGCCTAGAGCTATTCTACAGCTAGGTCAAAAAATGATTAATGTACctaaaataggattttattttatccaaaaagATTTTCTCACTAAGACTCTTCTTTGCTTTAAGTGAGTCACTCAAATaactgccagggagagaagatgAACATTGTCAGCATGTGGCAGTCGCCCCCATGTGACGAAGATTGGGATAGAGGTAAGGAAGTAGGCTGAGGACACGGGCTGTCAGCGCCTGCTATTCCCTTCTTCTTGTCCCCAAAGAAGTCACATGGACTAGGAGAGAGAGGTCCCATAGATCCTTCTGCACAGATCATGTGTTGGGACACCCAATTATACTGTCCCTGAACAAATTAAGTTCCCCTGCTTCACAGGCTCTTCCACATGCCTTCTATTCTTTACAGAACTTCTGTTGTTTTCCATATAGTCTGTTGCACCATCTGTGCTTTGATTGAAAATGGAAATTGATGATAACCTTTACACTTTATATTTCTCAGTTAAATGTCTGCTCTGCTGTCACTTATGCCAAGCCTTAGAAAATTCTCATTCCGTTTTGTAAACCTAGCAGCGTCTCTGTCGTATTTCTTATTTGATGTTGCTATGACGCTTGCAGAAGTTACTCGGTACTGAGCCACAGTGATGTCTGTTTCCTTTTGGCAGATCTACAGGAGCAATCAAATTCTACTTTCGTTTGGGGCACGTTCAGTAGTGGCGTAAACAACAGGTAGCAAAAGGTGTATTTCTTGTGACAGTGCTTTCCATAAATGATGTGCTTTCAGACTACTTTGAACTCTTGCTGCTGTGTTGTTGGGAAGATGCAATTTACTTTATGAATCCTATTTTTGGGGTGATGGTGGGGGCGTTCCCACTGGCATGACTCAACAGTCCTGTGCCCCTGGGTCAATGTTCCCTGTCTCCTTTTAGTGGCAGATCCATATGAGAGTATAAGAACATACTGTTGCTACCAGATAATGGTTACTCCTCTAGTTCTACCGTAGTACTATTAGTGCTGATGGTCgtgggttcaatccccactggttctgtatttgtgtgtgtggggggttatTAAACGCTAAACTGTTATGCTGGGCTTGATAGAAATGCAGACTGATGTCAGCTGTTAAGCAATTTAGGCTTAAACTTCTGACAGCTAATCTAATCTCTCATGACCTGAGTCagaaataatcattttgttgtttgtgtaATCACAATGCGGGATTGGAAAATGAAGCATAATGTGTCTGGTCATTATCTCTGTCTCACCCCTGAACACCCAAATCATTGTACTGTGCCTTACCTGTCTAATCAGAGGTCATCAACATATGAACTTCTACAGCCTGTAACAGTGACATAGAATTGTAGGGctgaagggacctcgaggtcctctagtccagtcccatgcactcatggcaggactaagtattctctagaccagtggttttcaaactgcgggtcgtgacCCAGAACTGGGTTGCGGAATGAAGggcactgggtcgcggcggctctcgtcagcactgctgactgttaaaagtcccgtcggtggtgctgcccagctaaggcaggctagtccctagctGTTCCGACActgcactgtgccctggaagcggccagcagcaggtccagctcttaGGTGGggggtgagccccagggctccatgcgctgcccccgccccgagcaccggctctgcactcccattggccagttcccggccagtgggagctgggtggggcaatgcctgtgggcgagagccatgCGGAGCTACTTGCACCCCTGCGCCtgggagccagacatgctgctggccgcttccggggtgcagtgttGTCCGTGGTGCCAggaaaggcaggaagcctgcctctgcaccccagctgcaccgctgaccaggagcctccCGAGATAacaccacacccctgccccagctctgagccccctcctgcagccccagcccagagccctgaccccctcccacactctgagcccctcattcctggccgcagcccacaccccagactcctcatccccagctcctttggatcgcgggcatcaacaattttttttcaactgggtcaccagaaaaaaagtttgaaaaccactgatctagaccatccctcacagctgtctgtctaacttgctcttaaaaatctccagtgatggagattctgcaacctccctaagcaatttattccagtgctcaaccacttggacaaaaggaaaaacttcctgtcaaacctaaaccgcccttgctgaaatttaagcccattgtttcttgtcctattctcagtggttaaagagaacagtttttctcccttttccttgtagcaaccttttctctacttgaaaaccgttatgtccctcctcagtcttctcttctccaggctaaacaaacccaatttttttcaatcttcccccataggtcatgttatctagacctttaatcagttttgttgctcttctctgaacttccttcaatttgtccacatctttcctgaaatgtggcaccaatcattggacacaatactccagatgacatttaatcagcatggagtagagcagaagaattacttctcgcgtcttgcttacaacactcctgctaatgcatctcagaatgatgttgactcctatttagcttgtgatccagtatgaccctcagatccttttcttcagtactccatcctaggcagtcatttcccattttgtatgtgtgcaactgatagtgGAGTACTCtgaatttgttcttattgaatttcatcctgtgacgggttcccccaggggtgccacctgggactggggttccactgagcccactgactcaccagcctgggctccctctcagcactgtgctgctgtcacAGGCTATAGACGGCTCCTGGACCTACATTCccagcagcattcacacaggcagggacacacccagctgcagtttcatGCAGGCTTTGGACAGCCACTGCATGATCcagcaatagagaggctacagccaaaataacccccagtctgggaccccagagctgtaccatcccgCCCTGATCAAAACCCCaatcagtatgaatttattacccagttcgccattccttcaatgtggagaggacaatgcatacttgtgttaaccaggctgagatttttccccagacactttgGTCACAGGCATAccagtttagataaagcaaaaaagtttaactacaaaagagagattataaatgatagaaaacagaccaaagcagattacctCGTAAATAAACAGAACTGCAAACTATAAGCCgaaaatactagaaagattggatatgaattaacaaattctcaccctagGCTGATGATAgtcaggcttgcagattcttaagggacaagctgcatttgttttgcagcttgggatctccTACCCTGTTCCAAGACTTTTTCTTTTAGAGCTTCTCTCTGTGGAGTTGTGGGGAAGTGAAGAACAACCAACGATGTCACTccttgccttatatagctttttcatatggcaggagctctgtttcaaacttggttcccagaccagtttgtggaaaaattcagGTACCCCAAATGGAGTCCAGAAGCATGGTCTGGTCACGtgcccttgcagagtcatagcagccataacTTACAGAGTGGCCTTCCACAGGAAGGCTAAGCTattccacagtccattgtctttgttgatgagccattagcactgtttggcttcttcactgttgtacctgaaaggctggctgtgggtgttttccagagtaagcccctttgaaatacagatacctagtcaatattcatgcatacaaataggataatcatattcagcaaatcataatttttccaatgacaccttacatgaccgatcttgtacaaaacatcataattatgccataatcaatTATCCTAATAATAACACTATGATGAATATGGAGTGTTgcacatcctatttacttcagaccatttctccagtttgtccagatcattttgaattttaatcctatcccccaaagtACTTGTAACCCCTTGCAGCTtggtgttgtctgcaaactttataaatgtgctctctatgccattatctaaattgctgatgaagatactgaacagaagcggacccagaactgat of Natator depressus isolate rNatDep1 chromosome 20, rNatDep2.hap1, whole genome shotgun sequence contains these proteins:
- the LOC141975317 gene encoding gametocyte-specific factor 1-like, whose product is MEVDALDPERLIQCPYDNDHQIRACRFPYHLIKCRKNHPEIAKQLATCPFNARHQVPRAEISHHISSCDDKSCIEEDIVSHSNNCQGEKMNIVSMWQSPPCDEDWDRDLQEQSNSTFVWGTFSSGVNNSPGSSVVMEENSNLMSGMRAPKSLPYSLPWKSSKYNGWWSPHAQVEMESSVTQSSLEAAAFL